In one window of Synergistaceae bacterium DNA:
- a CDS encoding sortase has product ENKPPVQTSPLPTDPPETLDSEMPVTVIDGYDYVGYLSVPKLELMLPVMAEWDYARLKIAPCRQFGSTRTDDLVIAAHNYKNHFGYLSKLEAGDTVIFTDMDGIENIYEVDYWDTLASIEVEAVQNSGYDLVLYTCTYGGKSRVAVFCNRQKTAVDRPD; this is encoded by the coding sequence GAAAATAAGCCCCCAGTACAAACATCCCCCCTTCCCACTGATCCACCTGAAACCCTTGATTCTGAAATGCCTGTTACAGTAATTGACGGTTACGATTATGTTGGGTATCTTTCAGTTCCAAAGCTGGAGCTGATGCTTCCGGTCATGGCTGAGTGGGACTATGCAAGATTAAAAATCGCTCCTTGCCGTCAATTTGGTTCAACCAGAACAGATGACTTGGTGATTGCTGCTCATAATTATAAGAATCATTTTGGTTATCTATCAAAGCTGGAGGCAGGTGATACAGTCATATTTACGGATATGGATGGGATTGAGAATATTTATGAGGTTGATTATTGGGATACCTTGGCTTCTATAGAGGTTGAAGCAGTTCAGAACAGCGGATATGATTTAGTGCTATATACCTGTACCTATGGAGGAAAATCCCGTGTAGCAGTGTTCTGCAACCGCCAGAAGACTGCTGTTGATAGGCCAGACTAA